The following are encoded together in the Rhizobium tumorigenes genome:
- the prmC gene encoding peptide chain release factor N(5)-glutamine methyltransferase, with protein sequence MSDAGQTIGALQVSTRNRFAEAGLDDPAADAKVLVSGLFGLTFTEIVTRSDQTVDAEGVVRLEDAIARRLRHEPVYRILGEREFYGLPLRLSAATLEPRADTEILVDSVLPHLRRLVDVHGTIDILDMGTGTGAICLALLHECRDATGLGSDISAEALATARGNAERNGLADRFRTAEGSWFTPISGQFHAIVSNPPYIVSDVMQTLAPEVRDFDPTAALDGGRDGLDAYRAIAADAAQFLHDDGVLGLEIGYDQRPTVTGLFEGSGFRLIEAARDYGHNDRALIFAKGI encoded by the coding sequence GTGAGCGACGCCGGCCAGACAATCGGCGCATTGCAGGTATCCACCCGCAACCGGTTTGCCGAGGCGGGTCTCGACGATCCTGCTGCTGATGCCAAGGTGCTGGTATCCGGGCTGTTCGGGCTGACGTTCACCGAGATCGTCACTCGCTCCGACCAAACGGTGGATGCCGAAGGGGTCGTGCGTCTGGAGGACGCCATCGCGCGTCGCCTGCGCCATGAGCCGGTGTATCGCATTCTTGGCGAGCGGGAATTCTACGGCCTGCCGCTGCGCCTGTCGGCGGCGACGCTGGAGCCCCGGGCGGACACCGAGATCCTGGTGGACAGCGTCCTGCCGCATCTGCGCAGGCTGGTCGACGTGCACGGGACCATCGATATTCTCGACATGGGCACGGGCACCGGCGCCATCTGCCTCGCCCTGCTGCATGAATGTCGCGATGCAACGGGTTTGGGCAGTGATATCTCCGCCGAGGCACTGGCGACGGCCAGGGGGAATGCCGAACGGAATGGCCTTGCCGACCGGTTCCGCACTGCAGAGGGCAGCTGGTTCACGCCGATTTCGGGGCAGTTTCACGCAATCGTCTCAAATCCCCCTTATATCGTATCGGACGTTATGCAGACGCTAGCTCCGGAGGTCAGGGATTTCGATCCGACGGCGGCGCTCGATGGCGGCCGGGATGGCCTCGATGCCTACCGGGCAATCGCTGCGGACGCTGCGCAATTTCTTCACGACGACGGCGTGCTCGGTCTCGAAATCGGTTATGACCAGCGCCCGACAGTTACCGGCTTGTTCGAGGGCTCGGGGTTCAGATTGATAGAAGCGGCGCGCGATTATGGTCACAACGACCGCGCCCTTATCTTCGCAAAAGGTATATAA
- the prfA gene encoding peptide chain release factor 1, with protein sequence MATLPVEKMRELERRFGEIEARMSEGPAADVYVKLASEYSELQPVVMKIRDYEKATAERADLEAMLGDRTVDREMRDLADMELPGVRERIETLETEIQILLLPKDAADEKSAILEIRAGTGGSEAALFAGDLFRMYERFASVNGWKVEILSSSDGEAGGYKEVIATITGKGVFSKLKFESGVHRVQRVPATEAGGRIHTSAATVAVLPEAEEVDIEVREQDIRIDTMRSSGAGGQHVNTTDSAVRITHMPSGIVVTSSEKSQHQNRAKAMQVLRSRLYDMERQRVDNERSADRKSQVGSGDRSERIRTYNFPQGRITDHRINLTLYKLDRMMEGEIDDVVDALRADHQASQLAQLGDRM encoded by the coding sequence GTGGCTACACTTCCTGTTGAAAAAATGCGTGAGCTGGAGCGCCGGTTCGGCGAGATCGAGGCGCGCATGTCGGAAGGCCCGGCGGCGGATGTCTACGTCAAGCTGGCGTCCGAATATTCCGAGCTGCAGCCGGTCGTCATGAAGATCCGCGACTACGAAAAAGCGACGGCCGAGCGGGCCGATCTCGAAGCGATGCTGGGCGACAGGACGGTCGACCGCGAGATGCGCGATCTGGCCGACATGGAACTGCCCGGCGTGCGCGAGCGTATCGAGACGCTGGAGACCGAGATCCAGATCCTGCTGCTGCCGAAGGATGCCGCCGACGAGAAGAGCGCCATCCTCGAAATCCGTGCAGGAACCGGCGGTTCCGAAGCGGCGCTGTTTGCCGGCGACCTGTTCCGAATGTACGAGCGTTTCGCCTCGGTGAACGGCTGGAAGGTCGAAATTCTCTCCTCGAGCGATGGCGAAGCGGGCGGCTACAAGGAAGTGATCGCGACGATCACCGGCAAAGGCGTTTTTTCCAAGCTCAAGTTCGAATCCGGGGTGCACAGGGTGCAGCGTGTGCCGGCCACCGAGGCTGGCGGCCGTATCCATACCTCGGCAGCCACCGTCGCGGTGCTGCCCGAGGCCGAAGAGGTGGATATCGAAGTGCGCGAGCAGGATATCCGTATCGATACGATGCGCTCGTCGGGCGCCGGTGGCCAGCACGTCAATACGACGGACTCGGCGGTTCGCATCACCCACATGCCGTCTGGCATTGTCGTCACCAGTTCAGAAAAATCGCAGCACCAGAACCGCGCCAAGGCGATGCAGGTGCTTCGCTCGAGGCTCTACGACATGGAGCGCCAGCGGGTTGACAACGAGCGCTCGGCCGACCGCAAGAGCCAGGTCGGCTCCGGCGACCGCTCGGAGCGCATCCGCACCTATAATTTTCCGCAAGGGCGCATCACTGACCATCGCATCAACCTGACGCTCTACAAGCTGGACCGGATGATGGAAGGCGAGATCGACGATGTCGTCGATGCACTGCGTGCCGATCACCAGGCAAGCCAGCTTGCCCAGCTCGGGGATCGCATGTGA
- the ptsP gene encoding phosphoenolpyruvate--protein phosphotransferase has translation MRDLSGGPRVLLKRLRELMAEPLEPQDRLDRIVRQIASNMVAEVCSVYVLRADGVLELYATEGLNKDSVHLAQLKMGQGLVGTIAASAQSLNLSDAQSHPAFRYLPETGEEIYHSFLGVPILRAGRSLGVLVVQNKASRTYRDEELEALETTAMVLAEMIATGDLKKISKPGLELDLTRSVTIDGDSYNEGIGLGYVVLHEPRVVVTNLLNEDTDHEISRMADALGSLRISIDDMLSRRDVSMEGEHREVLETYRMFAHDQGWVRKLEEAIRNGLTAEAAVEKVQSDTKARMMRLTDPYLRDRMHDFEDLANRLLRQLTGHTGRNTTDGFPNDAVIFARAMGAAELLDYPRDNIRGLVLEDSAVTSHVVIVARAMGIPVVGQAAGVVALAENGDSVIIDGDEGHVHLRPMADHLKSYEEKVKFRARRQEQFRALRAVEPVTRDGQRITLLMNAGLLVDLPQLAESGAEGIGLFRTELQFMIASTMPKADEQEMFYRNVLKQAGDHVVTFRTLDIGGDKVVPYFRAHQEENPALGWRAIRLSLDRPGLLRTQLRAMLKAAADGELKMMVPMVTEVSEIKAVRELLQKEVHHLSRFGHALPRKLQFGAMLEVPALLWQLDELMAAVDFVSVGSNDLFQFSMAVDRGNARVSDRFDTLGRPFLRILRDIVRAGERNKTPVTLCGELAGKPISAMALMGIGFRSVSMSPASIGPVKAMLLGLDVGALAAVMEEALDDRNPTLSVRDILAQFALTHNIPL, from the coding sequence ATGAGAGACCTTTCCGGCGGTCCGCGCGTCCTGCTCAAGCGGCTGCGCGAGCTGATGGCGGAGCCGCTTGAACCGCAGGATCGCCTAGACCGGATCGTTCGCCAGATCGCCAGCAACATGGTGGCGGAGGTATGCTCGGTCTACGTTCTGCGCGCAGACGGCGTGCTCGAGCTATATGCCACCGAAGGTCTCAACAAGGATTCCGTCCATCTTGCGCAGTTGAAGATGGGCCAGGGCCTGGTCGGCACCATCGCTGCCTCGGCGCAATCTCTCAATCTCTCCGACGCCCAGTCCCACCCGGCCTTCCGGTATCTGCCGGAAACCGGAGAAGAGATCTATCACTCCTTCCTCGGTGTGCCGATCCTGCGGGCCGGCCGGTCGCTCGGCGTTCTCGTCGTGCAGAACAAGGCCAGCCGCACCTACCGCGACGAGGAGCTGGAAGCGCTCGAGACGACGGCCATGGTGCTGGCCGAGATGATCGCCACCGGCGACCTCAAGAAGATCTCGAAGCCCGGCCTCGAACTCGACCTGACACGCTCGGTCACGATCGATGGCGACAGCTACAATGAAGGCATCGGCCTCGGCTATGTCGTGCTGCACGAGCCGCGGGTCGTCGTCACAAACCTGCTCAACGAAGACACCGACCACGAAATTTCGCGCATGGCCGATGCCCTCGGTTCCTTGCGCATTTCCATCGACGACATGCTGTCGCGTCGCGACGTGTCGATGGAAGGGGAGCACCGCGAGGTGCTGGAAACCTACCGCATGTTCGCCCACGACCAGGGCTGGGTTCGCAAGCTCGAGGAGGCGATCCGCAACGGCCTAACGGCCGAGGCTGCGGTCGAGAAAGTGCAGAGCGACACGAAGGCGCGGATGATGCGGCTCACCGACCCGTACCTGCGCGACCGCATGCACGATTTCGAGGATCTGGCCAACCGGCTGCTGCGGCAACTGACCGGCCATACCGGCCGCAACACGACGGATGGTTTCCCCAACGACGCGGTCATCTTCGCCCGCGCCATGGGGGCTGCCGAGCTGCTCGACTATCCGCGCGACAACATTCGCGGCCTGGTGCTGGAAGACAGCGCCGTCACCAGCCATGTCGTCATCGTCGCGCGGGCGATGGGCATTCCGGTCGTCGGACAGGCGGCCGGCGTCGTGGCGCTGGCTGAAAACGGCGATTCCGTCATCATCGATGGCGACGAGGGCCATGTTCATCTGCGGCCGATGGCCGATCACCTGAAGTCCTATGAAGAGAAGGTCAAGTTCCGCGCCCGCCGCCAGGAGCAGTTCCGTGCGCTGCGTGCCGTCGAGCCGGTCACGCGGGACGGCCAGCGCATCACACTGCTGATGAATGCCGGCCTGCTGGTCGATCTTCCGCAATTGGCCGAATCCGGCGCCGAAGGCATCGGCCTTTTCCGCACCGAGCTGCAGTTCATGATCGCGTCGACGATGCCGAAGGCCGATGAGCAGGAAATGTTCTACCGCAATGTCCTGAAGCAGGCGGGCGACCACGTCGTTACCTTCCGCACGCTGGATATCGGCGGCGACAAGGTCGTGCCCTATTTCCGGGCGCATCAGGAAGAAAACCCCGCACTCGGCTGGCGCGCCATCCGGCTTTCGCTGGATAGGCCAGGTCTGTTGCGCACCCAGCTGCGCGCCATGCTGAAGGCCGCCGCCGACGGCGAACTGAAGATGATGGTGCCGATGGTCACGGAGGTTTCCGAGATCAAGGCGGTGCGCGAACTGCTGCAGAAGGAAGTCCACCATCTGTCGCGCTTCGGCCATGCGCTGCCTCGCAAGCTGCAGTTCGGCGCCATGCTCGAAGTGCCGGCGCTGCTCTGGCAACTCGACGAGCTCATGGCTGCCGTCGATTTCGTCTCGGTCGGCTCCAACGACCTTTTCCAGTTTTCCATGGCGGTCGATCGCGGCAATGCCCGCGTGTCCGACCGGTTCGACACGCTGGGGCGGCCTTTCCTGCGCATCCTGCGGGACATCGTGCGCGCCGGCGAGCGCAACAAGACCCCGGTGACGCTGTGTGGTGAGCTTGCCGGCAAGCCGATCTCGGCGATGGCGCTGATGGGCATCGGCTTCCGCTCGGTGTCGATGTCGCCAGCCTCGATCGGGCCGGTCAAGGCGATGCTGCTGGGTCTCGATGTCGGCGCGCTGGCGGCGGTCATGGAAGAGGCATTGGACGACCGCAACCCGACGCTCTCGGTGCGCGACATCCTTGCGCAGTTCGCCCTGACCCACAATATTCCCTTGTAG
- a CDS encoding aspartate kinase produces the protein MARIVMKFGGTSVADMDRIRVVARHVKREVDAGHEVAVVVSAMSGKTNELVSWTRDASPMHDAREYDAVVASGEQVTSGLVAIALQHLGINARSWQGWQIPIKTDNAHGAARILEINGDEIIRRMGEGQVAVVAGFQGLGPDNRISTLGRGGSDTSAVAIAAAVKADRCDIYTDVDGVYTTDPRIVPKARRLKKIAFEEMLEMASLGAKVLQVRSVELAMVFKVRTFVRSSFEDPDAPGMGDLLNPPGTLICDEEEIVEQEVVTGIAYAKDEAQISLRRLSDRPGVSAAIFGPLAENHINVDMIVQNISEDGSTTDMTFTVPSGDVDKALAVLGEHKSQIGYDVIQNESGLVKVSVIGIGMRSHAGVAASAFRALAEKGINIKAITTSEIKISILIDGPYAELAVRTLHSCYGLDKS, from the coding sequence ATGGCACGCATCGTGATGAAATTCGGCGGAACCTCCGTCGCGGACATGGATCGTATTCGCGTCGTCGCCCGGCATGTGAAACGCGAGGTCGATGCCGGCCACGAAGTCGCCGTCGTCGTCTCGGCGATGTCTGGCAAGACCAACGAACTGGTCTCATGGACCCGCGACGCATCGCCGATGCACGATGCGCGTGAATACGATGCCGTCGTGGCCTCCGGCGAGCAGGTGACCTCCGGGCTGGTGGCCATCGCGCTGCAGCACCTCGGCATCAATGCGCGCTCTTGGCAGGGCTGGCAGATCCCCATCAAGACCGACAACGCCCATGGCGCGGCGCGCATCCTCGAGATCAACGGCGACGAGATCATCCGCCGCATGGGCGAGGGCCAGGTGGCCGTCGTTGCCGGCTTCCAGGGTCTTGGTCCCGACAACCGCATCTCGACGCTCGGGCGTGGCGGCTCCGATACCTCGGCTGTGGCGATTGCTGCGGCCGTCAAGGCCGACCGCTGCGACATCTACACAGACGTCGACGGCGTCTATACGACCGACCCGCGCATCGTGCCGAAGGCGCGCCGCCTGAAGAAGATCGCCTTCGAGGAAATGCTCGAGATGGCGTCGCTCGGCGCCAAGGTGCTGCAGGTGCGCTCCGTCGAACTTGCCATGGTATTCAAGGTCCGCACCTTCGTGCGCTCGTCTTTCGAAGACCCCGATGCGCCGGGCATGGGCGACCTTCTGAACCCGCCCGGAACGCTGATTTGTGATGAGGAAGAGATCGTGGAACAGGAAGTCGTAACCGGCATCGCCTATGCCAAGGATGAAGCGCAGATTTCGCTCCGGCGGCTTTCCGACCGCCCCGGCGTGTCTGCTGCGATTTTCGGGCCGCTCGCTGAAAACCATATCAATGTCGACATGATCGTCCAGAACATCTCCGAGGACGGCTCGACCACGGACATGACCTTCACCGTGCCGTCCGGCGACGTCGACAAGGCCCTGGCCGTTCTCGGCGAACACAAGAGCCAGATCGGCTACGATGTCATCCAGAACGAATCGGGTCTGGTCAAGGTTTCGGTGATTGGCATCGGCATGCGTTCGCACGCAGGCGTTGCAGCGAGCGCTTTCCGAGCACTTGCTGAAAAAGGCATCAACATCAAGGCAATCACCACCTCGGAAATCAAGATTTCGATCCTGATCGACGGCCCCTATGCAGAACTTGCAGTCAGGACTTTGCATTCCTGCTACGGTCTGGATAAGAGTTGA
- a CDS encoding sensor domain-containing diguanylate cyclase codes for MQSQKSTMTNPPAPRFLDRLKALGTSLVSAGNPAVRHLEQQLREKEATIAEQVEALAQGRRIFNRAAEAARIGIWQCSLPDETLTWTDVVYDIFDLPRDLQAGRAATLACYTPSSAKELQEKRRLAIETRSGFTMDAEIVTQKGNHRWIRITATVESEGDKPIRIFGIKQDITDAKLLFDRTRHLADFDMMTGLANRAQFQLRLAALCEEHDRSKAPAALLLVDLDGFKAVNDTYGHATGDACLIEAADRLRAVCNCAHLIARIGGDEFAVLLEQDAERGTVTDIASDIVQIVRRPMILGDLLLHIGASVGVALADGSSPSELFQRADTALYAAKAAGRNTFSIFEPSERQTLCAPRSAA; via the coding sequence ATGCAAAGCCAGAAATCGACGATGACCAACCCGCCAGCTCCGCGTTTCCTCGACCGCCTGAAGGCGCTTGGCACATCGCTTGTCTCAGCTGGCAATCCGGCCGTTCGTCATCTGGAGCAGCAGCTGCGCGAAAAGGAAGCCACCATCGCGGAGCAGGTCGAGGCGCTGGCCCAGGGCCGCCGGATTTTCAATCGCGCCGCCGAAGCTGCCCGCATCGGCATATGGCAATGCAGCCTGCCCGACGAGACCCTGACCTGGACGGATGTGGTCTACGACATTTTCGACCTGCCGCGCGATCTTCAGGCCGGCAGAGCGGCAACTCTTGCCTGTTACACCCCGTCCTCCGCCAAGGAATTGCAGGAAAAGCGCCGTCTCGCCATCGAGACACGCAGCGGCTTCACGATGGATGCGGAGATCGTGACGCAGAAGGGCAACCACCGCTGGATCCGCATAACCGCCACGGTGGAAAGCGAGGGCGACAAGCCCATTCGCATCTTCGGCATCAAGCAGGACATCACGGACGCCAAGCTGCTATTCGATCGCACCCGCCACCTTGCCGATTTCGACATGATGACCGGGCTTGCCAACCGCGCCCAGTTCCAGCTGCGCCTTGCTGCTCTATGCGAGGAACACGACCGGTCGAAGGCGCCGGCAGCGCTGCTGCTGGTCGACCTCGACGGCTTCAAGGCGGTCAATGATACCTATGGCCATGCCACCGGCGACGCCTGCCTGATCGAGGCGGCCGACCGGCTTCGCGCCGTCTGCAATTGTGCGCATCTGATTGCCCGCATCGGTGGCGACGAGTTTGCGGTTCTGCTGGAGCAGGATGCCGAACGCGGGACGGTGACCGATATCGCAAGCGACATCGTCCAGATCGTCCGCCGGCCGATGATCCTCGGCGATCTTCTGCTGCACATCGGCGCCTCCGTCGGCGTTGCACTTGCCGACGGGTCCAGCCCGTCCGAATTGTTCCAGCGGGCCGACACGGCGCTCTATGCCGCCAAGGCCGCCGGGCGCAACACCTTCAGCATTTTCGAACCATCGGAGCGCCAGACGCTCTGCGCACCGCGCAGCGCCGCCTGA
- a CDS encoding alpha/beta hydrolase translates to MIDRRTLLMAGGAALLLAASRQASAANAVIPLWPAGAPGGRGPKGPVETSAKGAVSNIATPSIEVFRPAKPNGTAMLVAGGGGYKRIEMESEAHPAALWLNDRGITAFVLAYRLPSEGWREGPRAPLQDAQRALRLIRARSVEYEVHPDRIGVLGFSAGGHLMGLASARSAYRSYRAVDEADKQSARPNAAALIYPIITLEPPYDHTSTKTVLIGRHPNDEESAEWSVQPHVRSHCPSMFLVQAEDDAVSDPHNTLIMAAACKSAGVPVEMHRLATGGHGFGMGKAGTPSAAWPAWYEAWLRKGGFLA, encoded by the coding sequence ATGATCGATCGCAGAACATTGCTTATGGCCGGCGGCGCGGCCCTGTTGCTCGCGGCATCGCGGCAAGCCAGCGCGGCCAATGCGGTGATCCCGCTCTGGCCCGCAGGAGCCCCCGGCGGACGCGGGCCGAAAGGGCCTGTCGAGACCAGCGCCAAGGGTGCCGTCAGCAATATCGCCACGCCATCCATCGAGGTCTTCCGGCCAGCCAAGCCGAACGGCACGGCTATGCTGGTGGCGGGCGGCGGCGGCTACAAGCGGATCGAGATGGAAAGCGAGGCGCATCCGGCAGCGCTTTGGCTGAACGATCGCGGCATCACCGCCTTCGTGCTGGCCTACCGACTTCCGTCGGAAGGCTGGCGGGAAGGTCCCCGGGCCCCGCTTCAGGATGCACAGCGCGCCCTGCGGCTGATCCGGGCAAGAAGCGTCGAATATGAGGTGCATCCCGACCGCATCGGCGTGCTCGGTTTTTCGGCCGGCGGCCATCTGATGGGACTGGCGTCGGCGCGCTCGGCCTACCGGTCGTATCGCGCCGTCGACGAGGCCGACAAGCAATCGGCGCGGCCGAATGCTGCAGCGCTGATCTATCCGATCATCACGCTCGAACCGCCCTACGACCACACCTCGACAAAGACTGTGCTGATCGGCCGGCATCCGAACGACGAGGAAAGCGCCGAATGGTCGGTGCAGCCGCATGTGCGGTCCCATTGCCCGTCGATGTTCCTCGTCCAGGCGGAAGACGATGCGGTTTCCGATCCGCACAACACCCTGATCATGGCCGCTGCCTGCAAGAGCGCCGGTGTGCCTGTCGAGATGCACCGGCTGGCGACCGGCGGCCACGGCTTCGGCATGGGCAAGGCCGGCACGCCATCCGCCGCTTGGCCGGCCTGGTATGAGGCATGGCTGCGCAAGGGCGGGTTCCTCGCCTAG
- a CDS encoding MFS transporter, producing MDATTHSQSAEQQVEASTIRKISFRIVPFIALMFFINFLDRTAISFAGPNGMTQDLGMTAAQFGFAAGIFFFGYIVLEIPSNLALHQYGARRWLSRIMVTWGIVAMLFTWVSSINGLYALRFFLGVAEAGFFPGAILYLSTWVPGRHRAKILALFYLAQPLTTVIGAPLASALIQAHGIFGLEGWRVMFLGVSIPAIVVGIITWFYLPDTPVGAKWLTPAEKSWLNRALAKEESEKETGRRYMTLQALKDGRVWLLSAIYFGLIYGLYALAFFLPTIIGGFEAKFGTKFDVFEKGVIIAIPYLPAAFALYFWSRDASKRGVRLWHVGIPALVGALSIPLALLMSSPETTVLVVTVTACAIFAALPNFWSLPTRFLTGAGAAAGIALINTVGNIAGFAAPYITGAVKDATGLYEMPMFIVGGFMLVSAILAFSLGKTLRDPAAA from the coding sequence ATGGACGCCACGACACATTCACAGAGCGCCGAACAGCAGGTGGAGGCATCGACGATCCGAAAGATCTCGTTCCGCATCGTGCCGTTCATCGCGCTGATGTTCTTCATCAATTTCCTCGACCGGACGGCCATCTCGTTTGCCGGGCCGAACGGCATGACCCAGGATCTCGGCATGACGGCCGCCCAGTTCGGCTTTGCCGCCGGGATCTTTTTCTTCGGCTACATCGTGCTCGAGATTCCCAGCAACCTGGCGCTCCACCAGTACGGCGCCCGCCGCTGGCTGTCGCGCATCATGGTCACCTGGGGCATCGTCGCCATGCTGTTCACCTGGGTCAGCAGCATCAACGGCCTCTATGCCCTGCGCTTCTTCCTCGGCGTCGCCGAAGCCGGCTTCTTCCCGGGCGCGATCCTCTATCTCAGCACCTGGGTGCCCGGCCGCCACCGCGCCAAGATCCTGGCGCTGTTCTATCTGGCCCAGCCGCTGACCACCGTGATCGGTGCGCCGCTGGCCTCCGCCCTAATCCAGGCCCATGGGATCTTCGGCCTCGAGGGCTGGCGGGTGATGTTCCTCGGCGTGTCCATCCCGGCCATCGTCGTTGGCATCATCACCTGGTTCTACCTGCCGGACACCCCCGTGGGCGCCAAGTGGCTGACCCCGGCGGAAAAGTCCTGGCTCAACCGGGCGCTGGCAAAAGAAGAATCGGAGAAAGAGACAGGACGCCGTTACATGACGCTGCAGGCGCTGAAGGACGGCCGCGTCTGGCTCCTCTCGGCCATCTATTTCGGCCTGATCTACGGGCTTTACGCGCTTGCCTTCTTCCTGCCGACGATCATTGGCGGCTTCGAGGCCAAGTTCGGCACCAAATTCGATGTCTTCGAAAAGGGCGTGATCATAGCCATCCCCTATCTGCCTGCCGCCTTCGCGCTTTACTTCTGGAGCCGGGATGCGAGCAAGCGCGGCGTCCGTCTCTGGCACGTCGGCATTCCGGCGCTGGTCGGCGCACTCAGCATCCCGCTTGCACTGCTGATGTCTTCGCCCGAGACAACGGTCCTCGTCGTCACCGTCACCGCCTGTGCGATCTTTGCAGCCCTGCCGAATTTCTGGTCGCTGCCGACGAGGTTCCTGACCGGCGCCGGCGCTGCGGCGGGCATCGCGCTCATCAATACAGTCGGTAACATCGCCGGCTTTGCAGCGCCCTACATCACCGGCGCCGTCAAGGACGCGACAGGCCTTTACGAAATGCCGATGTTTATCGTCGGCGGCTTCATGCTGGTCTCGGCAATCCTCGCCTTCTCGCTTGGCAAGACCCTGAGGGACCCCGCCGCAGCCTGA
- a CDS encoding nucleoside kinase has translation MGTKNYLIEGVSGTGKTSVATELERRGYHTVHGDRELAYKGDPQTGEPLDMTTYGGPVDVAFGHRHHVWDVGKVKHLIADLSHPITFFCGGSRNFHQFIDLFDGVFVLDVDSATLERRLASRPADEFGGKPAERGLVMQLHATKEDIPRNATPIDATAPLSAVVDVILAHCRA, from the coding sequence ATGGGTACGAAAAACTATTTGATCGAGGGCGTTTCCGGTACCGGCAAGACTTCGGTTGCCACGGAGTTGGAGCGGCGCGGCTATCACACCGTCCATGGCGACCGTGAATTGGCCTATAAAGGCGATCCGCAGACCGGCGAGCCACTCGATATGACCACGTATGGAGGGCCAGTGGATGTCGCCTTCGGACACCGCCACCATGTCTGGGATGTCGGCAAAGTCAAACATCTGATTGCCGATCTAAGCCACCCCATCACCTTCTTCTGTGGCGGCTCGAGGAATTTCCATCAATTTATCGATCTGTTCGACGGGGTCTTTGTTCTCGATGTCGATAGTGCCACGCTGGAAAGGCGGCTGGCGAGCAGACCCGCGGACGAGTTCGGTGGCAAGCCGGCGGAACGGGGACTGGTCATGCAGTTGCATGCGACGAAGGAAGACATTCCACGGAACGCGACGCCGATAGATGCCACCGCGCCGCTGTCGGCCGTTGTCGACGTCATTCTCGCCCACTGCAGAGCATAG
- a CDS encoding HAD-IA family hydrolase: MLDVDGVLVCGRPGDGAQWWTDLGADLGISRDMLRSAFFAPRWQDIVSGRKPLVPELAEVLAEIAPDVSVDAFIDYWFVNDSRIDSAVLDAVLEIRRRGDRVYLATNQEHMRAAYLMEDMGLREKVDGIFYSASLGYQKPSTEFYSLVTQATSVAPESIVLIDDTVENVRAARTAGWSAVHWQKGMSLAGTLAV; this comes from the coding sequence ATGCTGGATGTCGATGGAGTGTTGGTGTGCGGTCGTCCGGGGGATGGCGCGCAGTGGTGGACTGACCTCGGCGCCGACCTCGGGATTTCGCGTGATATGCTGCGAAGCGCCTTTTTCGCCCCGCGCTGGCAGGATATCGTCAGCGGGCGGAAGCCTCTGGTGCCGGAGCTTGCCGAAGTTCTGGCCGAGATCGCGCCCGATGTCAGCGTCGATGCATTTATCGACTACTGGTTCGTCAACGACTCGCGGATCGACAGCGCGGTGCTCGATGCTGTTTTGGAGATCAGACGTCGCGGCGATCGTGTCTACCTCGCGACAAACCAGGAGCATATGCGCGCGGCATACCTGATGGAAGACATGGGGCTCCGGGAGAAAGTCGATGGCATTTTCTACTCCGCATCGCTGGGGTATCAAAAGCCGAGCACCGAATTCTACTCCCTCGTCACGCAAGCCACTTCTGTCGCTCCGGAAAGCATCGTCCTGATCGACGACACCGTGGAAAATGTGCGTGCCGCGCGTACCGCTGGTTGGAGTGCCGTCCACTGGCAAAAGGGTATGAGCCTTGCTGGCACGCTGGCGGTTTGA
- the ubiG gene encoding bifunctional 2-polyprenyl-6-hydroxyphenol methylase/3-demethylubiquinol 3-O-methyltransferase UbiG, whose translation MTEAAQNTTAKTTIDQSEVDRFSAMAAEWWSPTGKFKPLHKFNPVRLAYIRDRAAENFGRDPRSPRPLEGLRVLDIGCGGGLLSEPMARMGAEVVGADPSEKNIGIASTHARQSGLEVDYRPVTAEQLAEAGETFDIILNMEVVEHVSDVEFFLSTCAKMVRPGGMMFVATINRTMKAAALAIFAAENVLRWLPRGTHQYEKLVRPEEVEKPLIANGLIFTARTGVFFSPLQNQWKLSKDMDVNYMMVAKRPA comes from the coding sequence ATGACCGAAGCGGCTCAGAACACCACGGCAAAGACCACCATCGACCAGAGCGAAGTCGACCGCTTTTCGGCAATGGCGGCGGAATGGTGGAGCCCGACCGGCAAGTTCAAGCCGCTGCACAAATTCAATCCCGTCAGGCTCGCCTACATCCGCGACCGCGCCGCCGAGAATTTTGGCCGCGACCCACGCAGCCCCCGCCCGCTGGAAGGCCTGCGCGTGCTCGATATCGGCTGTGGCGGCGGGCTTCTTTCCGAACCCATGGCCCGCATGGGCGCCGAAGTGGTCGGCGCCGATCCCTCCGAAAAGAACATCGGCATCGCCTCCACCCATGCACGCCAGTCGGGCCTCGAGGTCGACTATCGCCCGGTGACTGCCGAACAGCTGGCTGAAGCCGGCGAGACTTTCGACATCATCCTCAACATGGAGGTCGTCGAGCACGTCTCCGACGTCGAGTTCTTTCTGTCGACCTGCGCGAAGATGGTGCGGCCCGGCGGCATGATGTTCGTCGCCACCATCAACCGCACGATGAAGGCCGCTGCTCTTGCCATCTTTGCCGCCGAAAACGTTCTGCGCTGGCTGCCGCGCGGCACCCATCAGTATGAAAAGCTGGTCCGACCGGAAGAAGTGGAAAAGCCGTTGATTGCCAATGGCCTGATCTTCACCGCCCGCACCGGCGTGTTCTTCTCGCCGCTGCAGAACCAGTGGAAACTCTCGAAGGACATGGACGTCAATTACATGATGGTGGCAAAACGGCCGGCCTGA